In Candidatus Bathyarchaeota archaeon, a single genomic region encodes these proteins:
- the purL gene encoding phosphoribosylformylglycinamidine synthase subunit PurL, translating into MKVEEISILEANDEKLIEISEKHMLSLSLEEMKAIQKYFKKKKRNPTDVELNTIAQTWSEHCFHKTFKGTIIFKGKKINNLLKSYIMKVTEKLKKPWCLIVFSDNAGIVKFNEEYSIAFKVETHNHPTALDPYGGAGTGTGGVFRDIMGVSAKPILSTNVLFFGPIDYPYEKLPKGVMHPKRVMKGAVAGIRDYGNKMGIPTANGAIGFDEGYLCNPLVYAGCVGILPTKKYVKNPKPGDLILLVGGKTGRDGIHGVTFASLELTSESEQVAIGAVQIGNPIIEKKVLDALIKARDKEKRPLYSAVTDCGGGGLSSAIGEMGKNLGAIVDLDKVPLKYAGLAPWEIWISESQERMILAVPKRSLKKIMKVFNDEECEATVIGEFTNNRKLTLRFNGEIVGELDMNFLHKGVPKVKRVAKWEKIIYPEPKLKEKKDFTDDLKRILSDPNVASKEWVIRQYDHEVQAHTIIKPLCGVNDGPSDACVLKPLENSWRGIVVSNGVNPRYSIDPYNMALSAIDEAIRNNVCCGGRRIALLDNFSWGNPEKEDRLGQLVYAVKGCYDGALGFETPFISGKDSLYNEYTLNNKESFSIPPTLVISALGLIPDVRKAVSMDAKEINDSIYIIGETKDELGGSYYYKLYNSKGGSVPSVNPRKAKKAYDSLIKAIDKGLVKACHDCSEGGLAVAAAEMAFAGDLGMEIQLKNVPALNLNRNDKILFSESNSRILVEVPESKEEAFKKVMKNNVYAKIGKITNTKIFVIYGLNDYPVIEDKIDSLKEAWKKPFNWWSV; encoded by the coding sequence ATGAAAGTTGAAGAAATAAGCATTCTTGAAGCAAATGATGAAAAGCTTATAGAAATAAGCGAGAAACATATGCTTTCATTAAGCTTAGAAGAAATGAAGGCTATACAAAAATATTTTAAAAAGAAAAAAAGAAACCCAACAGATGTGGAATTAAATACAATAGCTCAAACATGGTCTGAGCATTGCTTTCATAAAACCTTTAAAGGAACAATAATTTTTAAAGGTAAAAAAATAAACAATTTATTAAAATCTTATATAATGAAGGTTACTGAAAAACTTAAAAAACCTTGGTGCCTCATCGTTTTTTCTGATAACGCTGGAATAGTAAAGTTTAATGAAGAATACAGCATAGCTTTTAAAGTTGAAACACATAATCACCCAACTGCTTTAGATCCTTATGGTGGAGCTGGAACAGGAACAGGAGGCGTTTTTAGGGATATAATGGGTGTAAGCGCTAAACCAATTCTCTCTACAAATGTTTTATTTTTTGGGCCAATAGATTACCCTTATGAAAAGCTTCCTAAAGGAGTTATGCATCCTAAAAGAGTTATGAAAGGTGCTGTAGCTGGGATAAGGGATTATGGAAATAAAATGGGGATTCCAACAGCTAATGGAGCTATAGGTTTTGATGAAGGATATTTGTGCAATCCTTTAGTTTACGCTGGTTGCGTTGGAATCCTGCCAACAAAAAAATACGTTAAAAACCCTAAACCAGGCGATTTAATCCTTCTTGTTGGCGGGAAAACAGGTAGAGATGGAATTCACGGTGTAACATTTGCTTCTTTAGAGTTAACTTCTGAATCAGAGCAAGTGGCTATTGGAGCTGTTCAAATAGGAAACCCAATAATTGAAAAAAAGGTTTTAGATGCGTTAATTAAAGCTAGAGATAAAGAAAAAAGGCCTTTGTACTCAGCTGTTACGGATTGTGGTGGAGGAGGATTATCTTCAGCTATAGGTGAAATGGGAAAGAATCTAGGTGCAATAGTTGATTTAGATAAGGTTCCATTAAAATACGCTGGTTTAGCTCCATGGGAAATTTGGATATCTGAATCTCAAGAAAGAATGATTTTAGCTGTTCCAAAAAGAAGCTTGAAAAAAATAATGAAGGTTTTTAATGATGAAGAATGCGAAGCTACAGTTATCGGTGAATTTACAAATAATCGTAAGTTAACCTTAAGGTTTAACGGTGAAATCGTTGGAGAATTAGATATGAATTTTCTTCATAAAGGAGTGCCTAAAGTAAAACGGGTTGCTAAATGGGAGAAAATTATTTATCCAGAACCGAAGCTTAAAGAAAAAAAAGATTTTACCGATGATTTAAAAAGAATTTTAAGCGATCCTAATGTTGCTAGTAAAGAATGGGTTATTCGCCAATATGATCATGAAGTTCAAGCTCACACAATTATTAAACCTTTATGTGGAGTTAACGATGGTCCAAGCGATGCTTGCGTTTTAAAACCTTTAGAAAACAGTTGGAGAGGAATAGTTGTTTCTAATGGAGTTAACCCAAGATACTCTATCGACCCATATAATATGGCTCTTTCAGCTATCGATGAAGCTATAAGAAATAATGTTTGCTGCGGCGGTAGAAGAATAGCGCTTTTAGATAACTTTAGCTGGGGAAACCCTGAAAAAGAAGATAGGCTTGGTCAATTGGTTTACGCGGTTAAAGGCTGTTATGATGGCGCATTAGGTTTTGAAACACCATTTATATCTGGAAAAGACAGTTTATATAATGAATATACGCTTAATAATAAAGAATCCTTTTCTATACCACCAACATTAGTTATATCAGCTTTAGGCTTAATACCTGACGTTAGAAAAGCTGTTTCAATGGATGCTAAAGAAATAAATGATTCAATCTATATTATTGGAGAAACAAAAGATGAATTAGGAGGATCATATTATTATAAGCTTTATAATTCTAAAGGAGGATCTGTTCCATCAGTTAACCCAAGAAAAGCTAAAAAAGCTTATGACTCGCTTATAAAAGCTATCGATAAAGGTTTAGTTAAAGCTTGTCATGATTGCTCGGAAGGGGGACTAGCTGTTGCAGCTGCTGAAATGGCTTTTGCAGGAGATTTAGGAATGGAAATTCAATTAAAAAATGTTCCAGCATTAAATTTAAATAGAAACGATAAAATCCTATTTTCTGAATCTAACAGCAGAATTCTAGTGGAAGTTCCTGAATCAAAAGAGGAAGCTTTTAAAAAAGTTATGAAAAACAATGTTTACGCTAAAATAGGTAAAATTACGAATACAAAAATCTTTGTAATTTATGGTTTAAATGATTACCCAGTAATTGAAGATAAAATTGATTCTTTAAAAGAAGCTTGGAAAAAACCATTCAACTGGTGGAGCGTTTAA
- the purQ gene encoding phosphoribosylformylglycinamidine synthase I: MSKVKVAVFRVAGTNCEIETAYAFKLAGAKPEIIHMNEFYKKRKSLEGYQILVFPGGFSYGDDIAAAKLWANEIKYKLKEIKHFAEEGKPIIGICNGFQVLVKTGLLPGFEKSIKQEATLAFNDIGLYHDRWVYLKPESKKCIFTKNLNKTIFLPVAHAEGKFIINEDSLRKLEENDQIVFRYVDNKGELAGFPWNPNGSISNIAGICNPEGNILGLMPHPERYLHKWMHPLWTKLNSLPIEGDGLIIFKNAVEYASIKF, from the coding sequence ATGAGCAAAGTGAAAGTAGCTGTTTTTAGAGTTGCTGGAACAAACTGCGAAATTGAAACAGCTTACGCCTTTAAGCTTGCTGGAGCTAAACCAGAAATAATTCATATGAATGAATTTTATAAAAAAAGAAAAAGCCTTGAAGGTTACCAAATTCTAGTTTTTCCAGGCGGATTCTCTTATGGAGATGATATAGCTGCAGCTAAGCTTTGGGCAAATGAAATAAAATATAAACTTAAAGAAATCAAGCATTTCGCTGAAGAAGGAAAACCTATTATAGGAATCTGCAATGGTTTTCAAGTTTTAGTTAAAACAGGTTTGCTTCCAGGTTTCGAGAAATCAATAAAGCAAGAAGCTACATTAGCCTTCAACGATATAGGGTTATATCATGATAGATGGGTTTATTTAAAGCCTGAAAGCAAAAAATGCATTTTTACAAAAAACTTAAACAAAACAATTTTTCTGCCAGTAGCCCATGCTGAAGGAAAATTTATAATAAATGAAGATAGCTTAAGAAAACTTGAAGAAAATGATCAAATAGTTTTCAGGTATGTAGATAATAAAGGTGAGTTAGCTGGTTTTCCCTGGAATCCAAACGGCTCAATAAGCAATATAGCTGGAATATGCAATCCTGAAGGAAACATTTTAGGGTTAATGCCTCATCCAGAAAGATACCTTCATAAATGGATGCATCCATTATGGACAAAGCTTAATTCATTACCCATAGAAGGAGACGGATTAATTATATTTAAAAACGCTGTTGAATACGCTTCAATAAAGTTTTAG
- a CDS encoding EamA family transporter: MVSNWVFWSLIGLILWGFWGYTSKLAANSIGWSRSTIFFALGVALSALILTITLMKSFSTALTILNKGSFYALASGVTCLFGAVAVYIALEEGKASLVIPFTALYPLITILLSAILLKEKIGLTQGFGVILAIIAMFLISK, from the coding sequence TTGGTTTCAAATTGGGTGTTTTGGTCTTTAATAGGGTTAATTCTTTGGGGTTTTTGGGGTTACACCAGTAAATTAGCAGCAAATAGCATAGGATGGAGTCGCTCAACAATCTTTTTTGCTTTAGGAGTAGCTTTATCTGCATTAATTTTAACCATCACATTAATGAAGAGTTTTTCTACAGCTTTAACGATTTTAAATAAAGGTTCATTTTATGCTTTAGCTTCTGGAGTTACTTGTTTATTTGGGGCTGTTGCTGTTTATATAGCTCTTGAAGAGGGAAAAGCTTCTTTAGTAATTCCATTTACAGCTTTATACCCTTTAATTACAATTTTATTATCTGCAATTTTGCTTAAAGAAAAAATTGGTTTAACACAAGGTTTTGGAGTGATTCTCGCTATAATAGCTATGTTTTTAATTAGTAAATAA
- a CDS encoding EamA family transporter → MKISYFASCTLIILIWAGSFIFIRVGLKDFPPITLALLRFASASPFLLAFSLFNRNEKIFSLKAKFIELNILALTGVSLLYIFQFYSLKFISAAAGSIIINSTVIFMALLSALFLKEKLNKRKVSGILIAFAGVSILVSNGGEALNFSSNQFLGGVLMLGAALCWAIYSVLSKKVLQFNSSLTVTTATFGLGTLHLLPAAFILENPVKAVFESSKTGWLSVFYLAFLSSALAYFLWNKILVKVEVAKVGATLYAIPVPTMIFGYIFLNEAITKITLIGALLVIFGVYLTESA, encoded by the coding sequence TTGAAAATAAGTTATTTTGCTTCTTGCACGCTTATAATTTTAATTTGGGCAGGTTCCTTTATTTTTATTAGAGTTGGATTAAAAGATTTTCCACCGATAACTTTAGCCTTATTAAGATTCGCTTCAGCTTCCCCATTTTTATTAGCTTTCTCTCTATTCAATAGAAATGAAAAAATTTTTAGTTTAAAAGCTAAATTTATAGAATTAAACATTTTAGCTTTAACAGGTGTCTCTCTTCTTTATATTTTTCAATTTTACTCTTTAAAATTTATTTCTGCAGCTGCAGGCTCTATAATAATAAATTCAACAGTAATCTTCATGGCTTTGCTTTCCGCTTTATTTCTTAAAGAGAAATTAAATAAAAGAAAAGTTTCAGGGATTTTAATAGCCTTCGCTGGTGTTTCAATTCTTGTTTCAAATGGGGGAGAAGCCTTAAATTTTTCGTCAAATCAGTTTTTAGGCGGCGTTTTAATGCTTGGAGCAGCTTTATGCTGGGCTATCTACTCTGTTTTAAGCAAGAAAGTTTTGCAATTTAACTCAAGCTTAACTGTAACTACAGCAACTTTTGGTTTAGGAACTCTCCATTTGCTTCCTGCAGCTTTTATTTTAGAAAACCCGGTTAAAGCAGTTTTTGAATCTTCAAAAACTGGTTGGCTTAGCGTTTTTTATTTAGCTTTTTTAAGCTCAGCTTTAGCTTACTTTTTATGGAATAAAATTTTGGTTAAGGTTGAAGTAGCTAAGGTTGGCGCAACTCTTTACGCTATACCTGTTCCAACAATGATTTTCGGATACATTTTTTTAAATGAAGCTATAACAAAAATAACTTTAATAGGCGCTTTACTGGTGATTTTCGGGGTTTATTTAACTGAATCAGCATGA
- a CDS encoding TATA-box-binding protein, with protein MFRIENVVASASLTQPLDLQALSKILHSNYIPERFPGLIYRDKNCKATLMIFNSGKILCTGAKSETKAKKAILRLIEELKNNGIVILNQVKIEVQNIVAVSEFNVKLNLEELAENLKGAIYEPDQFPALIYKIEELCIALIFSNGKIIYVGGRKEALIKKALEKLESLTVFHADSVK; from the coding sequence ATGTTTAGAATAGAGAATGTTGTTGCTTCAGCTTCTTTAACTCAACCTTTAGATTTGCAAGCTCTCTCAAAAATTTTGCATTCTAACTATATTCCTGAACGTTTTCCAGGATTAATTTATAGAGATAAAAACTGTAAAGCAACTCTTATGATTTTTAACTCTGGAAAAATATTATGCACTGGAGCTAAATCAGAAACCAAAGCTAAAAAAGCTATTTTACGATTAATTGAAGAATTAAAAAATAATGGTATAGTAATTTTAAATCAAGTTAAAATTGAAGTTCAAAACATAGTTGCTGTAAGCGAGTTTAATGTTAAATTAAATTTAGAAGAGTTAGCGGAAAACTTGAAAGGAGCTATTTATGAACCGGATCAATTTCCAGCATTAATATATAAAATTGAAGAGTTATGCATAGCATTAATTTTTTCTAATGGAAAAATTATTTATGTTGGAGGAAGAAAAGAAGCTTTAATCAAAAAAGCTTTAGAAAAACTAGAATCGTTAACAGTGTTTCATGCTGATTCAGTTAAATAA
- a CDS encoding isopentenyl phosphate kinase family protein yields MEALIKDKPLIIKLGGSLITDKNEAFSARELLINDLCLEISKIKHKIIVVHGAGSFGHPIAKKYDLHLGFKNKEQLKGFIETKIKLQLLNKMIIDYLIKYNVLALAFPPSTFILAENRKIKKITIKPLVNALKLGFTPVLHGDIMFDEALGFSIVSGDQIIANLAPKVKAEKVIFGCDVDGVFTSDPKKDPEAKLIPIINSENFKNVLKMIEQLKVADVTGGMKGKLIECLSLAKKGIESVIINLTKPENLTAFLNGKPIPCTRFKPFKTI; encoded by the coding sequence ATGGAAGCGTTAATTAAGGATAAGCCTTTAATAATAAAGCTTGGCGGCTCCTTAATTACAGATAAAAATGAAGCTTTTTCAGCTAGAGAATTGCTTATAAATGATCTTTGCTTAGAAATATCTAAAATAAAACATAAAATTATTGTTGTTCATGGAGCCGGTTCCTTTGGTCATCCAATAGCTAAAAAATATGATTTGCATTTAGGGTTTAAAAATAAAGAGCAGCTTAAAGGTTTTATAGAAACAAAAATAAAGCTTCAATTGTTAAATAAAATGATTATAGATTATTTAATAAAATATAATGTTTTAGCTTTAGCTTTTCCCCCATCAACTTTTATCTTAGCTGAAAATAGGAAAATTAAAAAAATAACCATTAAACCTTTAGTAAACGCTTTAAAGCTGGGGTTTACGCCTGTTTTGCATGGAGATATAATGTTTGATGAAGCTTTAGGCTTCTCAATAGTTTCTGGAGATCAAATAATCGCTAATTTAGCTCCAAAAGTTAAAGCTGAAAAAGTTATTTTTGGATGCGATGTTGATGGAGTTTTTACATCTGATCCGAAAAAAGATCCTGAAGCAAAACTGATTCCTATAATAAATTCAGAAAACTTTAAAAACGTTTTAAAAATGATTGAGCAGCTTAAAGTTGCTGATGTAACTGGTGGAATGAAAGGCAAGCTTATAGAATGCTTAAGCTTAGCTAAAAAAGGAATTGAATCAGTAATAATAAATTTAACTAAACCTGAGAATTTAACTGCTTTTCTAAATGGAAAACCAATTCCATGCACTAGATTTAAACCATTTAAAACGATATAG
- a CDS encoding DUF763 domain-containing protein encodes MSKVGVADLTLHSGYAPAWLINRMIKLARSLLLIMVDEYGLNGILNRLSNPFFFQACSNVLGFDWDSSGSTTVTCGVLKQALKEVDLGLKVAGGKGKYSLLTPKEIDEIGCLLNLSSDETFKIKYASRMVAKIDNAAIQAGYQLYHHSIFISKEGDWTVIQQGMNPEFKAARRYHWFSSVIKSFIVEPHRGIISDKIHDKALNMTAKESEEARKISVELINEGVNRLKRIYASLTPQKPLTEFMFKLKDDLELSVYNAYSLKLKDFDWKIIEKAHQLEPQNYEELLAIQGVGPSTIRGLALISELVFGASPSWKDPAKYCFAFGGKDGVPFPIDKKAMDEAIKFLEEAVNKAKLGDKERYNALRKLAEWRMKLEYQSFNARL; translated from the coding sequence TTGAGTAAAGTTGGAGTTGCTGATTTAACGCTTCATTCAGGGTATGCTCCAGCTTGGTTAATTAATAGAATGATTAAGTTAGCTCGCAGCTTGCTTTTAATAATGGTTGATGAATATGGTTTAAACGGTATTCTTAATAGATTATCGAATCCATTCTTTTTTCAAGCTTGCTCAAATGTTTTAGGTTTTGATTGGGATAGCAGCGGCTCAACTACTGTTACTTGCGGTGTTTTAAAGCAAGCTTTAAAAGAAGTTGATTTAGGGCTTAAAGTTGCAGGTGGAAAAGGTAAATACTCTCTTTTAACGCCTAAAGAAATTGATGAAATAGGCTGCTTGCTTAATTTATCCAGCGATGAAACATTTAAAATAAAATATGCAAGCAGAATGGTTGCTAAAATAGATAATGCGGCTATTCAAGCAGGTTATCAATTATATCACCACTCAATTTTTATTTCTAAAGAAGGAGATTGGACTGTAATACAGCAAGGAATGAACCCTGAATTTAAAGCAGCTAGAAGATACCATTGGTTTTCAAGCGTTATAAAAAGTTTTATTGTTGAGCCTCATCGAGGAATTATAAGCGATAAAATTCATGATAAAGCATTAAATATGACTGCTAAAGAAAGTGAGGAAGCTAGAAAAATATCAGTTGAATTAATTAATGAAGGCGTTAATAGATTAAAGCGAATATATGCTTCTTTAACGCCTCAAAAACCTTTAACTGAATTTATGTTCAAGCTGAAAGATGATTTGGAACTAAGCGTTTATAATGCTTACTCTCTAAAGCTTAAAGATTTTGATTGGAAAATTATAGAGAAAGCTCATCAGCTTGAGCCTCAAAACTATGAAGAGCTTTTAGCTATTCAAGGAGTTGGCCCATCAACTATTAGAGGTTTAGCTTTGATTTCAGAGCTTGTTTTTGGGGCCTCCCCAAGCTGGAAAGACCCTGCAAAATATTGTTTTGCGTTTGGCGGTAAAGATGGTGTGCCATTTCCAATAGATAAAAAAGCTATGGATGAAGCTATAAAGTTTTTAGAGGAAGCTGTAAACAAAGCTAAGTTAGGTGATAAAGAGCGTTATAATGCTTTAAGAAAGCTTGCAGAATGGCGGATGAAACTAGAATATCAAAGCTTTAACGCGCGTTTATAA
- a CDS encoding polyprenyl synthetase family protein, with product MSEITDLVSLGKMVDPVMLSYIDKGADARFIPVLKHQILAGGKRIRAVLTILSCEAAGGDASNALKSAALIELIHNYSLIMDDIIDHGEVRRGKPTVRAKYSDVMAILAGMFYREVLDEIVDDCPKPVEMRKLMINAIKETIEGERLDILFEQAGREEDYIKKHRYKNVSLKLYFKMISKKTAALIKAACIAGGLAANASSLILDALKAFGWNIGLAFQVVDDILDIYGEKTGKEKGKDIIEHKLGNIAILFSLRNLSGKEKIELVNILRKPKVSRIDLNKALKLIEKTEARDKAYDLGRSFINEGKKALLSLQDSEAKSKLLSLADFILNRAY from the coding sequence ATGAGCGAGATTACTGATTTAGTTTCATTAGGGAAAATGGTTGACCCAGTAATGCTAAGCTATATTGATAAAGGAGCTGATGCGCGTTTTATCCCTGTTTTAAAACATCAAATTCTCGCTGGCGGAAAAAGAATTAGAGCAGTATTAACAATTTTAAGCTGCGAAGCAGCTGGAGGAGACGCATCAAATGCTTTAAAATCAGCTGCTTTAATAGAGCTTATTCACAATTATTCCTTAATAATGGATGATATAATTGATCATGGAGAAGTTAGAAGAGGGAAACCAACTGTTAGAGCTAAATATTCTGATGTTATGGCTATTTTAGCTGGAATGTTTTATAGAGAAGTTTTAGATGAAATAGTTGATGATTGCCCGAAACCGGTTGAAATGAGAAAGCTAATGATAAACGCTATAAAAGAAACGATTGAAGGTGAAAGATTAGATATTCTTTTTGAGCAGGCTGGTAGAGAGGAAGATTACATTAAAAAGCATAGATATAAAAATGTATCTTTAAAGCTTTACTTTAAAATGATTAGTAAAAAAACAGCTGCTTTAATTAAGGCTGCATGCATTGCTGGAGGCTTAGCTGCTAATGCTTCAAGCTTAATACTTGATGCTTTAAAAGCTTTTGGTTGGAATATTGGTTTAGCGTTTCAAGTTGTTGATGATATTTTAGATATTTATGGCGAGAAAACAGGTAAAGAAAAAGGTAAAGATATAATTGAGCATAAGCTTGGAAATATTGCAATTTTATTTTCATTAAGAAATTTAAGTGGGAAAGAGAAAATTGAATTGGTTAATATTTTAAGAAAACCTAAAGTTTCAAGAATAGACTTAAATAAAGCTTTAAAGTTAATTGAAAAAACTGAAGCTAGAGATAAAGCTTATGATTTAGGGCGAAGCTTTATTAATGAAGGGAAAAAAGCTCTTTTAAGCCTTCAAGATAGCGAAGCTAAATCTAAGCTTTTAAGCTTAGCAGACTTCATTTTAAATAGAGCTTATTAA
- a CDS encoding prephenate dehydrogenase/arogenate dehydrogenase family protein yields the protein MRFYKDFRILSKSSIAVIGGTGKIGRVLIKLLKDSGGEIFICSRNLKKAEKASKALDVKAGDLSLIKTVDITIVSVPIENIIEAAVEAAAKMEKGLLIDVSSVKIGVVDKILSLIPSSLEYLSLHPLFGSRVKSFKDKNMAFIKVKEGELTNAMLEYLRWKGLNLIETSLKDHDEKMAAIQVIHHYAYICLAFALEDFASINELTNFSTTFFEKTLKQLKRLSENINVVLDIQKRNVYGFKARRKFLNVVNAFQNMSDEDVEKIVKCMAKFNKLYLK from the coding sequence ATGCGCTTTTATAAAGATTTTAGGATCTTATCCAAAAGCTCAATAGCTGTTATAGGTGGAACGGGGAAAATAGGCCGCGTTTTAATTAAGCTTCTTAAAGATTCTGGAGGAGAAATATTTATTTGCAGCAGAAATTTAAAGAAAGCTGAAAAAGCCTCTAAAGCTTTAGACGTTAAAGCTGGAGATTTAAGCTTAATAAAAACAGTTGATATAACAATAGTTTCTGTTCCAATAGAGAATATAATTGAAGCTGCTGTTGAAGCTGCTGCTAAAATGGAGAAGGGTTTACTTATAGATGTTTCTTCAGTAAAAATTGGTGTTGTAGATAAAATATTAAGTTTAATTCCTTCAAGTTTAGAGTATTTAAGCCTTCACCCCCTTTTCGGTTCAAGAGTGAAAAGCTTTAAAGATAAAAATATGGCTTTTATTAAGGTTAAAGAAGGAGAATTAACTAATGCTATGCTTGAATATTTAAGGTGGAAAGGCTTAAACTTAATTGAAACTTCTTTAAAGGATCATGATGAAAAAATGGCTGCTATTCAAGTAATTCATCATTACGCGTATATATGCTTAGCTTTTGCTTTAGAAGATTTCGCTTCAATAAATGAATTAACCAATTTTTCTACAACATTTTTTGAGAAAACTTTAAAGCAGTTAAAAAGGTTAAGCGAAAACATAAATGTTGTATTAGATATTCAAAAAAGAAATGTTTATGGTTTTAAAGCTAGAAGAAAGTTTTTAAACGTTGTTAACGCCTTCCAAAACATGAGTGATGAAGACGTTGAAAAAATAGTTAAATGCATGGCTAAATTTAATAAGCTCTATTTAAAATGA
- the pheA gene encoding prephenate dehydratase, which produces MSKVKALRKEVDKIDYEIINLLKKRVDLAKAISKAKKEEGLPIYDPLREEKVLAKVKKLALKKDLSLDEVTWIYRKIMVLCRKVEGETIRVAFLGPAGTFSEQAAKKFFFNTPATFIECQSIQDVFRVVSVEDADFGVAPVENSLEGSVNIVLDLLLNSSLKVFGEIEEKITHNLIVKPGTKIGDVKLVISHPQALAQCRKFIEENLREVKIKECNSTALAVKMAKKIKGAAAIGTELAAQIYGMEIAAREIEDWTNNFTRFFVLSKIEAAPTGNDKTSIIFSVKHKPGALYQALKVFAKKQINLTKIESRPSRKKPWEYLFYCDFEGHKEKNPFNEALKELKRRCAFIKILGSYPKAQ; this is translated from the coding sequence ATGAGTAAGGTTAAAGCTTTAAGAAAAGAAGTAGATAAGATAGATTATGAAATTATAAATTTGCTTAAAAAAAGAGTTGATTTAGCTAAAGCTATTTCAAAAGCTAAAAAGGAAGAGGGGCTTCCAATTTACGATCCGTTAAGAGAAGAGAAGGTTTTAGCGAAAGTTAAAAAGCTTGCTTTAAAAAAAGATTTAAGCTTAGATGAAGTAACATGGATTTATAGAAAAATAATGGTTTTATGCAGAAAGGTTGAAGGGGAAACGATTAGAGTAGCTTTTTTAGGTCCAGCTGGAACGTTTTCAGAGCAGGCTGCTAAAAAATTCTTTTTTAATACACCAGCTACTTTCATAGAGTGCCAAAGCATACAAGATGTTTTTAGAGTTGTTTCAGTTGAAGACGCTGATTTTGGTGTTGCACCTGTGGAAAATTCTCTTGAAGGTTCAGTAAACATAGTTTTAGATTTGTTGCTTAACTCAAGCTTAAAGGTTTTTGGTGAAATAGAAGAAAAAATAACTCATAATTTAATCGTTAAACCTGGAACAAAAATTGGGGATGTTAAATTGGTTATTTCGCATCCTCAAGCTTTAGCTCAATGCAGAAAGTTTATTGAAGAAAACTTGCGTGAAGTCAAAATTAAAGAGTGTAATAGCACTGCTTTAGCTGTTAAAATGGCTAAAAAAATTAAGGGTGCAGCAGCTATAGGAACAGAGTTAGCTGCTCAAATTTATGGAATGGAGATTGCAGCGCGAGAAATTGAAGATTGGACAAATAATTTTACTCGATTTTTTGTTTTAAGCAAAATTGAAGCTGCGCCTACTGGAAACGATAAAACATCAATTATTTTCTCGGTTAAACATAAACCCGGCGCTTTATATCAAGCGCTTAAAGTATTTGCTAAAAAGCAAATTAACTTAACGAAGATAGAGTCTAGACCCTCAAGAAAAAAACCTTGGGAATATTTGTTTTATTGCGATTTTGAAGGCCATAAAGAAAAAAACCCTTTTAATGAGGCTTTAAAGGAGTTAAAAAGGAGATGCGCTTTTATAAAGATTTTAGGATCTTATCCAAAAGCTCAATAG